In Senegalia massiliensis, the genomic window TTCTATTTGTAACCCAACCAGATATATTTAATTTATTAGCTTTTTGAGTACTATAATACCTAAATCCTACTCCTTGTACTCTACCAAAAATTTCTATATTTACTCTTTTCATTATGCTCACCTCATAATTAAAATACCCAATGGATATAATATTAAAACTTATATTTCCATAGCTAAATCTAACTTTGTAACCTTTAAAGCCATTTTAACAATATTATAAATAGTTATTGTTACAAATATATTAGTTATTGATGTAGGTATTACTATTGATAAAAATAATGCCATAAATGGTGCAGGCAATCCTACTAAAAATAATGCAGTATATAAAAACACACTTCCACTTACAACAGTTCCTATAAAGGCTATTATTCCAATTTTTATTTGACCCATTTTTACATTAGCCAATAAATAGATTAAAAAATAAACTGCTAATGAAGCTATAATTTTATCCACTATATTTGCTATTTGACCACCTGGAAAAGTAGTTGTCATAGCAGTAATTATTCCACCAAGTAATGCTGTAACTATTGTACTTTTAAAATCCTTATTTA contains:
- a CDS encoding tryptophan transporter, which codes for MNLRKNIFIALLLAIGFIMHQIVPGTLGSMKFDLMLSFIFVALMINKDFKSTIVTALLGGIITAMTTTFPGGQIANIVDKIIASLAVYFLIYLLANVKMGQIKIGIIAFIGTVVSGSVFLYTALFLVGLPAPFMALFLSIVIPTSITNIFVTITIYNIVKMALKVTKLDLAMEI